The following proteins are encoded in a genomic region of Sesamum indicum cultivar Zhongzhi No. 13 linkage group LG8, S_indicum_v1.0, whole genome shotgun sequence:
- the LOC105168112 gene encoding uncharacterized protein LOC105168112 encodes MAADVSSLVRVMGGGDANESPASAKSTAAPITRDLLGGCCTLESKELDLDLQVPCGWEKRLDLKSGKVYLQRCNSTNSSSSTSETKPRSSKITAKFQDLNIPPTSKQTLNLFDEASLDLKLVSSSSASPSSSNYQSVCTLDKVKSALERAEKETVRKRSISMSKSSSPRSTSSSSVKDSELYQEEKSSASFAAGCPGCLLYVLISRSNPKCPRCYSNVPLPVAAKKPRIDLNISI; translated from the exons ATGGCGGCCGACGTCAGTTCTCTCGTCAGAGTGATGGGCGGTGGTGACGCAAATGAGTCACCAGCGTCGGCGAAATCGACGGCGGCACCGATCACTAGGGACTTGCTTGGAGGGTGCTGTACCCTTGAATCCAAGGAATTGGACCTCGACCTGCAAGTCCCTTGTGGCTGGGAAAAACGCCTTGACCTAAAG TCAGGAAAAGTTTATCTCCAGAGATGCAACTCTACAAACTCTTCCTCTTCAACTTCAGAGACCAAGCCACGGAGCAGCAAGATCACGGCTAAGTTTCAGGACCTCAATATCCCTCCAACATCGAAGCAAACGCTGAACCTCTTCGACGAGGCTAGCTTAGACTTGAAGCTCGTTTCTTCATCGTCGGCTTCCCCTTCGTCGTCCAATTATCAGAGTGTGTGCACTCTTGACAAAGTGAAATCAGCGCTGGAGAGGGCAGAGAAAGAGACCGTTAGGAAACGATCGATATCGATGTCTAAGTCATCTTCACCCCGCTCGACTTCTTCGTCCTCGGTCAAGGACAGCGAACTCTATCAGGAAGAGAAGTCGTCGGCCTCATTTGCAGCCGGGTGCCCCGGGTGTTTGCTTTATGTGCTGATCTCAAGGAGCAATCCGAAGTGCCCTCGATGCTACAGCAACGTGCCGTTGCCTGTCGCAGCCAAGAAGCCTCGTATCGACCTTAACATATCTATTTGA